The Marivirga tractuosa DSM 4126 genome contains the following window.
TCTGGGAAAAAATACCCTTCCAATTCCGCATTCTTTACTTTCGTGGCGGTTGACCAATCGGGCAGACCAATTGATGTTCCTGAATTAATTCCTGAAACGGAGGAGGAACAAGAATTATTTGATGGAGCACTGCGAAGACGTCAGTTAAGACTAGTGCTAGGGAAAAGAATGAAACCAGAAGAAGCTACAGAATTGAAATCTATTTTTAAATTGGATGAATAATGGAAATAGAAAAAGACTACTTAGCTCAACTATTTAATGGTGATCAACTATACGTTTTCAAAGATGATAGCGATAAAGTAGTATATGCTGCGGAAACCGAAAGTCCTGCTTCAGACGAAGTTAAGGAGCCTCAAAGTGAAATTAAGTCACAACCCAAGGTTGAAGAGCCTAAGAAAGCACAAAAGGAAGTTGTTATTTTGGTGAATCAAAATTTAGGTAGTCATGAAAGAGATACACTTAATAAATTATTAAAAGCTATAAATATAGAAGAAGGTCAATATGAAATCATTCATGAGCACCCAGAGCAATTGAAAGCTATTCAGCATTTGAAGTTATTCCTTTCTTTTCATAACCAGTTTGTACAGTCCTCCGAATACTCAATTCTTAAAATAAATAAAGGCAATGCGATCTATGCACATGATCTTGCTGAACTTAATCAAGACACTACTAAAAAAGTTATGCTTTGGAACTTGCTTAAAACTATTGTTTAAGCGCACTGACTTTCAAACCCGACCTCGATATTTCATTAAACCTATTATTCCTTGACGGCAAAGTAGTCATCTAATTGCCTTGTATCTCATATCAGCATGATGATGTTGTTCAAAGCACGTTCATTTAGCGGAGTTAAGAACTGAGAAAATTGAGTGTTTCGTTTACAGCCTGTCGTACCCAATAGCAAGAATAACAATGAATCTGTAAATATTTTAAAAAAATTATTTTATAATTTGGTTTATAAAATAAACTAAATTATATTTGTAATGTCAACAAATTAGTGAACCATGAAAAGACAATATTTAATTGCGGTTTTGATTTGCTTTTCAGTGATGATTACTGAAAATGTGAGAGCACAAGGCGGATTCGGAGGAGTACATGTCGGATCAGAGTTTACCAATAGCGGGAATTTATTCTTGGTTGGTGGAGGCGGAGCTTGGGTAATCAATTCTAACTTTTACTTGGGTGGGGCTGGTTATGGCGGATCGAATACATTAGCTACAAGTAATGGAGAGCTGAGTTCGATTGGTTATGGAGGAATGATGTTTGGATACTTTAATGAAGTGAGAGAGTCTGTAAGAATTGGAGGGGATGTTTTGGCTGGTTCTGGTGATTATTCAATTGACGATTTGGAAGAAGGCTTCTTTTTTATTGAGCCTAATCTTAAATTTTGGTATTCAGTCAATAGTTATATGCATATTTCAGCTGGAGTGTATTATCGAATGGCTTTTCTCGATGCAGATGCTATTTTGAATCCGCAAGAGCTAAACAATTTTGGTATTAAATTAAGTTTAAACTTCGGGAGTCTATAAAGAATAATAGAAAATGGAACAAGATAAATTAAAAGTAGAGGAAAGTTTGAACATCATCTCAGAGATGATTAGTACAACTAAATATAACATTAGCCAAGATAAAGTCATCTATCTGATGTGGGGTTATGCTGTAGCTGTGTCATCGATGACTCATTATGTTTTGCAATATCAATTTGGTATTGAAATGGCTTGGTTAGTTTGGTTGACTATGCCAATTGCAGGAATAATCAACGGAATTTATTTTAGTCGTAAGAAAAAGAAAGCGAGAGTAGTTAGTTTTACAGATCGCGCTTTAGCCTCAGTTTGGAAAGCATTTATTGCAGCACTTTTTGTGTTTTTATTTGCCTCTCCGGCCTTAGGGTGGAATGGAATTTATCCTGTTTTGATGGTTTTATATGGTATTGGCACAGCTAGTACTGGTGGAATTATTAAATTTAAGGCTCTGAGTGTTGGTGGATATTTAAGTATGTTGGTTGGCTTTGCTGCTTTTTATTTTGGATTTGAAACACAGTTATTCCTACTGTCATTATCTGTAATTGTCAGTTTTATAATTCCAGGTCATTTGTTGCCTAAAAAGTTAAACGTATAAATCATGTTTGAACCATTAGATCCTTTATTACATTCGCAGTTACGCTTGGCTGTTATGAGTTTGTTAATGAATGTTGAAGAGGCGGACTTTAATTATATAAAGGAGAAAACAAGTGCCACTTCAGGAAATTTGAGCGTTCAGGTTAATAAATTGAAGGATGCTGGATATATAAAAGTTGAAAAGACTTTTAAGGATAATTATCCGCACACAAGTTGTAGAATAACAGATCAAGGCGTTGATGCATTTGAGACGTATTTAAACGCATTGCGGTCGTACATTAAACCGACAGATTGATCTTTTTAAATATTGAGACTTTATAGAGTCTTTTTTTTTATCTTAATGTAGTTTATAAAATAAAGTAGTTTATTATGAAAAAGTTTAGAATGTTTTTAGCAGTTGTTTTGATGATTGTAATCAATTCACAATTAAGTAAAGCGCAGAAAGCAGATAGTTTAATGTATAAAGCATATCTGTTGAGCAGTGAAAATTTATGGGAGTCGTCACTTAATCAATCTGATAAGGAGTGGTCACTACAGAAAGCAATAGCTTACTATGGGATTTTGAATAATACAATGGTTTCATCCAATGAGGAAAAGTTTGATGAATTTGTTGATCCCGCTTTAGAATACCTTGAAAGTCTAGAAGAGCAAGGAATTCATAAGGCAGAAGCGATGGCGCTTCGATCTTCCATCTATGGTTTTATCATGGCTTATTCTCCTTGGAAAGGCATGTACTATGGGCCTAAAAGCTCAAGTGCAATTGAAAGTGCTTTAGAGAAGAATAGTGATTCACCGATTGTTAATATGATTTCAGGAACTTCACTATTCTATACTCCGGAAACTTTTGGTGGTGATAAAGAAGCTGCAGTGAAGACTTTTGAAAAAGCAATAGCGCTATATGAAAAGGCAAATTATAGAGGATGGCTATACTTAAATACATTGGCTAGTTTAGGGAAGGCATACCAAGCTACTGGTCAAAATAATAGAGCTATTGAAGTGTACGAAAAGGCTCTAACTGTTGAGCCAAACTTTAAATGGGTATCCTCTCAACTATTGCCTGAAGCTAAAAGAAGTAAATAAGAGCTGTATTTTAATTGATCAAGAAAACAGTTTTCAATGATGAAGAAGTTATTGTGTTTAATAGGCTTGTTTTTTACCTTGAACAGTGTGTTGGGACAAATATCAATCTCTGGGAAGATCGTTTCAAATGATGAACCGCTTCCCGGAGCCCATATTTGGATGAAAAGCAATTATAACATTAATGCTGTGACGAATAGCAATGGCTACTTTAAAATAGCGGGTCTTAACATCGGTGATACCTTAGTTTGCAGTTTTATTGGATATAAAGAAAGGATACTTATTGTAGCTGAGCAGGATGATAATGTCCTGATTAATATGGAACCTTTTTCCCAACAGTTGGAAATTGTTGAGGTAAAGGCCAGCGTTTTAGGAGCTGAAAACTTTGCTTTCGAGAAATTGAAACCCTTGGATATCTATACAAATCCGAACTCTAAAGCAGATGCTTTGGTAGCTATTAATACACAGATGTCATCAACTACGAAAGATGAAAATGCGGCTGTAGCATTTAGGGGTGCTTCACCGCAACAAACCGGTTACTTCTTGAATGGGGTTCCTGTAAAGAATCCTGTTAAATATGCACAATTAACGAATACTGGAACACTTAGTATTTTCAATACCGATTTTCTAAAAAGTGCTACCGTTTTTCCAGGAAATCCACCGGTAGAATATGGTCAAGCTACCTCCGGTACTGTAGTGCTAGAACTAGCAGATCGATTTCCAGACTATTGGCAACATACGGCTAGTATATCTATGGCCAACCTAGGATATTCAGCTCGTGGAAAGCTTGGAGAAAAATCTAATTTAGGGGTTTTTGGAAATTATCAGTTTGATGAAATCTTAAAGGGAGTCAATACACGTAATTTTGAAGATATCAATAGTTTTAATGCCTACGAAGGCGGTGCGCTTTTCACCACCCATCAGTCATGGGGATCTCTTAAGATCTACCAGTATGGATTAGTTGATTCGTATAATTTCAATTTTGAACATCCCAGCTATCAAGATGGATTTTTACAAAATGCTGAACGAAGCATCACCACTGCTCAGTGGATACAGGATTTTGGGGCTTGGCAAGCCTCAGTGGTTGCAGGCAATTCATTTAGCCAAAACCACTATCATTTTGGTAATCTAGAATATAGTTTACAAAACAATGATCCCTATGCATCGGCAAATTTCACTTATAGTAAAGAGGGTGATGTATTTAAAACAGGCTATGCCTACTGGAACCAAAATAGTAGATTTCAGGGTAGGGTTCCCGCTTTTGCTTATGCGTTGGCACCTGAACACCCCTCAACTGCAATTGATTCAAAAGAACAGCTGCAAAGTCACGAGTATTATCTGTATGGCCGCAAAAAATGGGGTGAACATGCATTCGGTTTAGGAATGCGAACAGCTTATATTCCGAACAGTCGCCAGCAATTGTGGAGCTATCAGTTCAATTATTTATGGAAAATAAATAAAAGCCTGCAGTTGAAGTTAGGCCATGGACAATATTACCAAACGCGCATAGATACTGATCCTCAAGTAATAGAACAGGCTCAATCAAGTATTGATTTGGATTTCAAACAAAAGGGCTGGGCACTGCATCAAAGTTTTTTCCGAAATGACGGAGATAGCTCAATTGCCGGCAGCGAGAGTAGATTAAGTTTTTTCTGTAAACAGAAATTTCAGCTAGATCAATCAGCTTCATTTTATCATCAAAATAGCAACTGGGAATGGTTTACTCGTACTTTTTTAAAGTATATTCCTTACCCAGGATGGAATTTGAATGCTTCATTTCAAGCCTTCAGAGGAAATACTTTTCAATTAGTGAATGGTGCTCAATTTATTTCAAGCTTAGATGTATATGCACCTCATGCGCAATCATCGCCTAACTTCTTTAAGCCTTATACAAATTTCTCTATAGGAGCAAGCAAGTTGTTTCAATTGTCAAGTAAACTAAATGGTCTTGTCTTTATTAATATGGCCAATGTCTTTGATTTCAAAAATGAAAACTCGATCAGCTACAATTATGATTACAGTAACTATAATTCCAATTATCTTACCAGAAGGAGTTTATATGCTGGTATAATATTCAATATTGTGAATGATTAGTAACAGATAAAAAGTAATTGATAGTCAGTTAAACCGTATTAAGCATCAATTTTATAAAAATCAATTTAAATAAGTATTATGGAAAACAGAGATGAAGAATTATGGAAACTAGCTGAAGCTAGAGTTGGATTTAAACGACACCTAACAACTTACCTTTCGGTGAATATATTAGTTTGGTTGTTATGGTATTTTACAGGAAGTTTCGGGAGTAGTTATGGCGATTTCTTTCTTCCCTGGCCTGCATGGATGACATTGGGGTGGGGAATAGGTATAGTGTTACATTTCTTCGGAGTGTATGTTAACAATTCTTACAATTCTGTTGAACGAGAATACGAAAAATTAAAAGGAAAAAAATAGTTAAAATATCTATTGAATTTAGTCACAATAGCTTAATTTGAGTTTTACAACTTTTTGAGACACTGTGATATTACTTTTACATTTATTGATTATAAATTTTACTATAGGCTTTGATCAAGACGTCAAAGCCTATTCACATTTCCTTCAAAAAGGAGATTCTTCTCTAAGCGTTCAAGACTATTCCTCTGCAGTTCATTTTTATTCTAAAATTGAAGAGGGTTCCATTTCCTTTAAATCAGAAAAAGAGAAGCTTACTTATTTCTTAAACTTTTCTGATGCATTGTACACCATCGGAGATTATCCCGATGCCTTGGTGAAGTATGAAAAACTGAAAGCACTGGCAATACAAAATCAGAATAGAAATATTCAGGGTCAAGCTCATATCGGGATAGCCCATTCTCTGTGGAGAATGACAGATAATGTAAGATCAATTGAAGAGATTTTGACAGGGATCGAAATTTTTAAGGAACTTAAAGACACTTCAAACCTTATCACTGCATCAAATATTTTAGCTGGGATTTATGTTAGTCTTAATAAATTTGACGAAGCTAAGCAAATCTACCAGGAGATGCTGGAAAATGCGATTCGATCGAATGACTCAGCAAATATTGCTGGGAATTTTGAATATGTAGGAATAGTAGATTTCTTTCAAGGCGATTTCGAAAGTGCCATTCGCAACTATGAAAAATCCTTGCAGATTAACCAAAAACTGAATAACGCTTTTGGAACAGCTATAAATATATCCAATTTGGCTGAATCCTACCTGGAGCTTGGCCAATATGAAAAAGCAAAAGTATTACTGCATCAGTCAACTGACTTACAAGAAAAACATCAGTTTAAATCAGTTTTGATTTTCAGTTATTATACATTAGGAAAAGTTTACACAGAGCTTCAGGCCTTCGATAGCGGGATTTATTACTATGAAAATTCGCTTGAGATGATGGATGAAACATCAGAAATAAGAGATAGACAGGAGGTGTACAGATTAATTGCCGAAAATTATGCAAAACAGGGAGCATTTGAAACAGCTTACAAATACCACCAATTCCATAGTATTGCAAAAGACTCGCTAATTGCATCGGAGAGAAGCCGTGAACTTGAAGAGATAAAGACACGCTATGAAGTGGAAGATAAAATAAGAGAGAATAACAATTTGATAATTCAAAATTCAGAAAAGCAGAAGGAATTGGCTGCCCAAAAAGAACTGATCCAGTTGCAATATTTCATAGGAGCTTCAATTGCTATTTTCCTTATTATTTCTATTTTTTTAGCATATAAATTATATAAAGCCAGGCAAACGCTATTAAATGCCAATAAAAGTAAAGATAGACTATTTGGAATTATTGCTCATGATTTGAAAGGGCCTATCGGGAATATTGAAGCAATGCTAACATTGTTACAAAAAGAGGAGAGTGAAAGCAGAAAATCTCTTTATGTGGATTATTTAACCAAATCGGTGCAGAATTTATCATTACTAACTAGCCAATTGCTGTCGTGGACTTTTAGTCGGTCTGGTGATTTTGATTTTACATTCAAGAAGCTAAATATTCGCGAAATTGCAGGAAGAAGCATTGCGCTATTTGATTATCAGTTAGCAGGAAAGCGTATTAAAATTATTAATTCAATTGATAAAGACCTCGTGGTCTTAGCAGATGAAAACGCACTTTTAACAGTCTTTAGAAATATTCTTTCCAATTCAGTAAAGTTTACTGACAAGGGAGGTGAGATTAGACTAGATGCAGAAAAGCACAACTCTTTTGTTCAAGTTCGGATTCGAGATAACGGAGTGGGAATGTCGAAAATTGCAATCCAAAAGGTTTTAGAAGGTAAGCATGTGGTGAGTAGCTCAGGAACTGAAAATGAAAAAGGAAGTGGATTAGGCTTTTCTATAGTGATAGAATTTGTAAGGAAACTAAAAGGAAAAATTAATATTGACAGTGATGGAGAAAATGGAACAACTGTGATCATACAATTAAAAAAGGCGTGATTTAGAATTGGTAGTTTAAAATCATTTGAGAATGAAATATAGGCTCACTTAGAAACGAACCTTCAGTAATGCCATTAGAGTGAAAGTAGGAATTTAGAAGTCTTAATTTTAATGCTTTCCAATCACCTCTAAAATGAGTTTGTAGATCAATGCTAAACTGCGTTAGAGAATTCCCCTTTAAATCTGTTCCGAATCGGGTATGGATTCCATAGACCCCTATATTTAAAGCATTCCAGCCATCAAATGGTTGTAGGTCAATTTTGATTGCTTTGCTATTTATATTATCCAATCCTTCTATTCTATGGCGGCTAATAAATGTATAAAATGGTTCTGCTCCCCATTCTGCTGGAAACTTCAAAGCATCACCGGTTAAACTTAATGTTTGATTATAAGATAGCTGCCACTTATCATTGATCCATTTCAGATGCCCCGATAGAAGATGAGCTTGGTGGTTCAGGTTAAGATAATGGTTTTCTCCCAGTGAATGCTGGTAAAGATATTGAAAGCCCAGCTTCGTTTTAGTCCGATGGTATTCTATTTGATTGAAAGACAATAGACTCACCTTATCAATATAATATTGCCAGCTATGGAATCTAATGGTTTCATTAGGTATATAATGCCCTCCTAAAATGATAAGTCCTCTTGTTTTAATGCTTGCATCTTCATTTTCAGGATCTAGCAAGTGGTCATAAAGTCTAATGCTTTCATTGGTTGGAATCCATTCTGTTGTGGATCTTGGAGAAACTTTATTGAAAAATCCTCCATTTAATTCGAAGCGGTGACCCTCATTCCAATCCAACCAAATTCCCTGAAAAGCTGATGGTTTCATTCGGGAATCTTGTGGATTTACCAGCGGAGTATTTACCAGCATTTTTCCGATTTTAATGTAGGAATCTTTGTAGCGATATTTAATAAAAAGCTCTTCGAGTCGGTCTAAATCATGTTTATTATCCGGATTTTCCAAATCAAATAATTGGCGTTCCCATTTCGGGATGTAAGGAGTTTCAGGAGAATCACTCAAATCTGTTGATAAGATATTATAAGTATAAATCCCACCAATCCCCATTTGAAAACCATGCCAATAAGCACTATGGTAATAAATTCTCCCACCTAATCCGGAGGCAGCACTAAAAATTTCACTTTTTGGTCTATAGGTTTGAATCGAATTACTTCGGAACAATCCGCTTACATGTCCTTTTTTAAACCAGTCATGAAAACTATGCGCCTCATTAGGATTGAATGAACCATGTTTTACAGAATCTATAGACTCAAATTGTTGATGGTTATTCTGCGCCTTTAAGAATAGTGGAGACAAGAGCAGTACTATTATATATGAATAATATTTCATATAAAAGATTAAAAAAGAGGCTCGCTTAAATTTTAAGAGAGCCCCTGTTTTATAAATTAGTTACTAATTATTTTAAGGTAGTAGGACAAACATAATCCGTTCTCGGAATGTCAGTTTCAGTGATTGCTTTAAAGCCACCGGCTATATCTACCAAATTATGAATTCCTCTTGATTTCATAATGGACGCTGCAATTACAGAACGATATCCACCAGCGCAGTGCACATGATATGTTTGGTCTTTATCCAACTCATCAAAATTATCATTGATAAAATCTAATGGGAAATTTTGTGCATTTTCCACATGCTCTGATTGGAATTCCGTTGGCTTACGAACATCCAATACAGTTAAACCTCCAGATTTTAATTCAGTTGCAAATTCACTTGCAGGAATTGATTTGAGACTGTCAGTTTCTTTTCCTGCTGCTT
Protein-coding sequences here:
- a CDS encoding DNA polymerase III subunit psi, which gives rise to MEIEKDYLAQLFNGDQLYVFKDDSDKVVYAAETESPASDEVKEPQSEIKSQPKVEEPKKAQKEVVILVNQNLGSHERDTLNKLLKAINIEEGQYEIIHEHPEQLKAIQHLKLFLSFHNQFVQSSEYSILKINKGNAIYAHDLAELNQDTTKKVMLWNLLKTIV
- a CDS encoding winged helix-turn-helix domain-containing protein encodes the protein MFEPLDPLLHSQLRLAVMSLLMNVEEADFNYIKEKTSATSGNLSVQVNKLKDAGYIKVEKTFKDNYPHTSCRITDQGVDAFETYLNALRSYIKPTD
- a CDS encoding tetratricopeptide repeat protein, whose amino-acid sequence is MKKFRMFLAVVLMIVINSQLSKAQKADSLMYKAYLLSSENLWESSLNQSDKEWSLQKAIAYYGILNNTMVSSNEEKFDEFVDPALEYLESLEEQGIHKAEAMALRSSIYGFIMAYSPWKGMYYGPKSSSAIESALEKNSDSPIVNMISGTSLFYTPETFGGDKEAAVKTFEKAIALYEKANYRGWLYLNTLASLGKAYQATGQNNRAIEVYEKALTVEPNFKWVSSQLLPEAKRSK
- a CDS encoding TonB-dependent receptor codes for the protein MMKKLLCLIGLFFTLNSVLGQISISGKIVSNDEPLPGAHIWMKSNYNINAVTNSNGYFKIAGLNIGDTLVCSFIGYKERILIVAEQDDNVLINMEPFSQQLEIVEVKASVLGAENFAFEKLKPLDIYTNPNSKADALVAINTQMSSTTKDENAAVAFRGASPQQTGYFLNGVPVKNPVKYAQLTNTGTLSIFNTDFLKSATVFPGNPPVEYGQATSGTVVLELADRFPDYWQHTASISMANLGYSARGKLGEKSNLGVFGNYQFDEILKGVNTRNFEDINSFNAYEGGALFTTHQSWGSLKIYQYGLVDSYNFNFEHPSYQDGFLQNAERSITTAQWIQDFGAWQASVVAGNSFSQNHYHFGNLEYSLQNNDPYASANFTYSKEGDVFKTGYAYWNQNSRFQGRVPAFAYALAPEHPSTAIDSKEQLQSHEYYLYGRKKWGEHAFGLGMRTAYIPNSRQQLWSYQFNYLWKINKSLQLKLGHGQYYQTRIDTDPQVIEQAQSSIDLDFKQKGWALHQSFFRNDGDSSIAGSESRLSFFCKQKFQLDQSASFYHQNSNWEWFTRTFLKYIPYPGWNLNASFQAFRGNTFQLVNGAQFISSLDVYAPHAQSSPNFFKPYTNFSIGASKLFQLSSKLNGLVFINMANVFDFKNENSISYNYDYSNYNSNYLTRRSLYAGIIFNIVND
- a CDS encoding 2TM domain-containing protein — protein: MENRDEELWKLAEARVGFKRHLTTYLSVNILVWLLWYFTGSFGSSYGDFFLPWPAWMTLGWGIGIVLHFFGVYVNNSYNSVEREYEKLKGKK
- a CDS encoding tetratricopeptide repeat-containing sensor histidine kinase; this encodes MIINFTIGFDQDVKAYSHFLQKGDSSLSVQDYSSAVHFYSKIEEGSISFKSEKEKLTYFLNFSDALYTIGDYPDALVKYEKLKALAIQNQNRNIQGQAHIGIAHSLWRMTDNVRSIEEILTGIEIFKELKDTSNLITASNILAGIYVSLNKFDEAKQIYQEMLENAIRSNDSANIAGNFEYVGIVDFFQGDFESAIRNYEKSLQINQKLNNAFGTAINISNLAESYLELGQYEKAKVLLHQSTDLQEKHQFKSVLIFSYYTLGKVYTELQAFDSGIYYYENSLEMMDETSEIRDRQEVYRLIAENYAKQGAFETAYKYHQFHSIAKDSLIASERSRELEEIKTRYEVEDKIRENNNLIIQNSEKQKELAAQKELIQLQYFIGASIAIFLIISIFLAYKLYKARQTLLNANKSKDRLFGIIAHDLKGPIGNIEAMLTLLQKEESESRKSLYVDYLTKSVQNLSLLTSQLLSWTFSRSGDFDFTFKKLNIREIAGRSIALFDYQLAGKRIKIINSIDKDLVVLADENALLTVFRNILSNSVKFTDKGGEIRLDAEKHNSFVQVRIRDNGVGMSKIAIQKVLEGKHVVSSSGTENEKGSGLGFSIVIEFVRKLKGKINIDSDGENGTTVIIQLKKA
- a CDS encoding OprD family outer membrane porin → MKYYSYIIVLLLSPLFLKAQNNHQQFESIDSVKHGSFNPNEAHSFHDWFKKGHVSGLFRSNSIQTYRPKSEIFSAASGLGGRIYYHSAYWHGFQMGIGGIYTYNILSTDLSDSPETPYIPKWERQLFDLENPDNKHDLDRLEELFIKYRYKDSYIKIGKMLVNTPLVNPQDSRMKPSAFQGIWLDWNEGHRFELNGGFFNKVSPRSTTEWIPTNESIRLYDHLLDPENEDASIKTRGLIILGGHYIPNETIRFHSWQYYIDKVSLLSFNQIEYHRTKTKLGFQYLYQHSLGENHYLNLNHQAHLLSGHLKWINDKWQLSYNQTLSLTGDALKFPAEWGAEPFYTFISRHRIEGLDNINSKAIKIDLQPFDGWNALNIGVYGIHTRFGTDLKGNSLTQFSIDLQTHFRGDWKALKLRLLNSYFHSNGITEGSFLSEPIFHSQMILNYQF